The following coding sequences lie in one Apium graveolens cultivar Ventura chromosome 3, ASM990537v1, whole genome shotgun sequence genomic window:
- the LOC141710741 gene encoding pectinesterase 1-like, which translates to MGRNMATRVALDAIVVTLLMFLVTKVASDDADPIPWDKLQLSAWFDKNVGPAKERTGLDPALAVAESKPPKIINVKQDGSGDFNTIGDAIKSVPRNNPYRIIISIAGGTYVEKLLVDHYQTFLTLYGDPNDIPVLSYNGDAKTYGTTQSGTLTVEATADYFMAVNLIIVNTTPRPDGRLLAQALAVRMSGKNGAYYNVKMHGYQDTLCDDSGYHFFKDCYIEGTVDFIFGNSKSLYLNTELHVLEGTTPVDVITAHANEDPNADLGFSFVHCSVTGNTTKTYLGRTWRSHPKVIFSFTEMGDIVNPLGWSSLSRPLYRKTAYFAEFKNRGPGATPEQRASYVKKLSDADAKPFISLAHINASSWLLPPPKL; encoded by the exons ATGGGTAGAAATATGGCTACTCGTGTTGCCTTGGATGCAATTGTAGTGACACTTCTCATGTTTTTAGTAACCAAAGTTGCAAGTGATGATGCAGATCCAATCCCTTGGGATAAATTACAATTGTCTGCTTGGTTTGATAAAAATGTTGGCCCCGCCAAAGAACGTACCGGTTTAGATCCGGCCTTAGCCGTGGCGGAATCAAAGCCACCAAAAATTATCAATGTTAAGCAAGATGGAAGTGGAGATTTTAACACGATCGGTGATGCTATTAAAAGTGTTCCGAGAAACAATCCGTATCGAATTATTATCAGCATTGCTGGAGGAACTTATGTAGAGAAATTGTTAGTTGATCATTACCAGACATTTCTTACATTGTATGGAGATCCAAATGACATTCCGGTTTTATCGTATAATGGTGATGCTAAGACATATGGAACTACTCAGAGCGGGACATTGACAGTTGAAGCAACAGCTGATTATTTCATGGCTGTTAATCTCATAATTGTA AATACAACACCGAGGCCGGATGGACGACTTCTGGCACAGGCATTGGCGGTGAGGATGAGTGGAAAAAATGGAGCATACTACAATGTGAAAATGCACGGATATCAGGACACTTTATGTGATGATTCGGGGTACCATTTCTTCAAGGACTGTTACATTGAAGGAACTGTTGATTTTATATTTGGCAACTCCAAATCTTTATATTTGAATACAGAACTACATGTGTTGGAGGGGACGACGCCAGTAGATGTGATAACAGCACATGCAAACGAAGATCCAAATGCAGACCTTGGATTCTCATTTGTACACTGCTCTGTTACAGGAAACACTACAAAGACCTACTTGGGTAGAACCTGGAGATCACATCCTAAGGTCATTTTCTCGTTTACTGAAATGGGTGATATTGTTAATCCTTTAGGCTGGTCATCTCTAAGCAGACCACTGTACAGAAA AACTGCATACTTTGCGGAATTCAAAAATAGAGGACCAGGAGCAACGCCAGAGCAGCGTGCAAGTTATGTGAAGAAGTTATCAGATGCTGATGCTAAACCATTTATAAGCCTTGCGCATATTAATGCATCTAGTTGGCTTCTTCCTCCTCCTAAGCTTTAA
- the LOC141710742 gene encoding RING-H2 finger protein ATL78-like: protein MSFSTSTASTFVFQQFHSHIYSRRLLSDNQPYQQQAAATPPLSSYIDSGSEGNDFDTDVVMILSVLMCAVICLLGLNSVIRCTLRCSRFAASESNASSSTSLANKGITKKALKTFPVVKYSAELKLPGLGAECVICLSEFTPKQHVKLLPKCNHGFHVKCIDRWLTSHSSCPICRNCLFQTFQKIVGCSIPNTSQPTPLHQESISITFPPSEVDDVVHNYQTQVLGNI, encoded by the coding sequence ATGTCTTTTTCTACTTCAACCGCTTCCACATTTGTCTTTCAACAATTTCACAGCCACATTTACTCAAGAAGGTTGCTATCCGACAATCAACCTTATCAACAACAAGCTGCAGCAACTCCTCCGCTAAGCAGCTACATAGACAGTGGATCAGAAGGAAATGATTTTGACACAGATGTAGTTATGATACTCTCAGTCCTCATGTGTGCCGTAATATGCTTACTAGGCCTGAATTCTGTTATTAGGTGCACTTTAAGGTGTTCAAGGTTTGCAGCCTCTGAATCAAATGCAAGCTCCTCGACTAGTTTAGCCAATAAAGGGATCACCAAAAAGGCCCTAAAAACATTCCCCGTTGTAAAATACTCAGCTGAGCTCAAGCTACCTGGATTGGGTGCAGAGTGCGTTATATGCCTCTCAGAGTTTACTCCTAAACAGCATGTCAAACTCTTGCCAAAGTGCAACCATGGCTTTCATGTCAAATGCATCGATAGGTGGCTCACTTCCCATTCATCCTGCCCCATTTGTAGAAACTGTCTATTTCAGACATTTCAGAAAATCGTGGGTTGCAGCATACCTAACACATCACAACCTACTCCGCTGCACCAAGAAAGTATCAGTATCACATTTCCACCTTCAGAGGTTGATGATGTAGTACATAATTATCAAACACAAGTGTTAGGTAATATTTAG
- the LOC141712355 gene encoding RING-H2 finger protein ATL78-like isoform X1 encodes MSFSTTTAVTVVFQQLHRNIKSRRLLLHTPLNEQQVAATPPLSGNMYGASELYPRDSSFEARVAMIVSILFCALICSVVLNAIYRCAFRCSTLPNSESSESSLAQTSNSGINKKALKTFPIVNYSADMKLPGLDSECVVCLSEFAPGERVKVLPKCNHGFHIKCIDRWLKSHSSCPTCRHCLIQTCEKIVSCSMPNTLLQTAPHQQVINVRIAPLGPEGVINGVK; translated from the coding sequence ATGTCTTTCTCTACTACAACAGCTGTCACAGTTGTCTTTCAACAACTACACCGCAACATTAAATCTAGAAGGTTACTATTACACACTCCTCTTAATGAACAACAGGTTGCAGCAACTCCTCCACTAAGTGGCAACATGTATGGTGCATCAGAACTTTATCCAAGAGATAGCAGCTTCGAAGCACGTGTTGCAATGATAGTCTCAATTCTATTCTGTGCCTTGATTTGCTCAGTGGTCCTGAATGCAATATACAGGTGCGCCTTTCGGTGTTCAACTTTGCCAAACTCTGAGTCAAGTGAAAGCTCCTTAGCTCAAACATCCAATTCAGGGATTAACAAGAAGGCCCTCAAAACTTTCCCAATCGTAAATTACTCAGCTGACATGAAGCTACCTGGATTAGATTCTGAGTGTGTAGTATGCCTATCTGAGTTTGCTCCTGGCGAGCGTGTAAAAGTTTTGCCCAAGTGCAACCATGGATTTCACATAAAATGCATCGACAGATGGCTCAAGTCCCATTCGTCCTGTCCTACTTGTAGACACTGCCTGATTCAGACATGTGAGAAAATAGTCAGTTGCAGCATGCCTAACACATTACTGCAAACTGCACCACACCAACAAGTTATAAATGTCAGAATAGCACCTTTAGGACCTGAGGGTGTAATAAATGGTGTTAAATAA
- the LOC141712355 gene encoding RING-H2 finger protein ATL78-like isoform X2 produces the protein MYGASELYPRDSSFEARVAMIVSILFCALICSVVLNAIYRCAFRCSTLPNSESSESSLAQTSNSGINKKALKTFPIVNYSADMKLPGLDSECVVCLSEFAPGERVKVLPKCNHGFHIKCIDRWLKSHSSCPTCRHCLIQTCEKIVSCSMPNTLLQTAPHQQVINVRIAPLGPEGVINGVK, from the coding sequence ATGTATGGTGCATCAGAACTTTATCCAAGAGATAGCAGCTTCGAAGCACGTGTTGCAATGATAGTCTCAATTCTATTCTGTGCCTTGATTTGCTCAGTGGTCCTGAATGCAATATACAGGTGCGCCTTTCGGTGTTCAACTTTGCCAAACTCTGAGTCAAGTGAAAGCTCCTTAGCTCAAACATCCAATTCAGGGATTAACAAGAAGGCCCTCAAAACTTTCCCAATCGTAAATTACTCAGCTGACATGAAGCTACCTGGATTAGATTCTGAGTGTGTAGTATGCCTATCTGAGTTTGCTCCTGGCGAGCGTGTAAAAGTTTTGCCCAAGTGCAACCATGGATTTCACATAAAATGCATCGACAGATGGCTCAAGTCCCATTCGTCCTGTCCTACTTGTAGACACTGCCTGATTCAGACATGTGAGAAAATAGTCAGTTGCAGCATGCCTAACACATTACTGCAAACTGCACCACACCAACAAGTTATAAATGTCAGAATAGCACCTTTAGGACCTGAGGGTGTAATAAATGGTGTTAAATAA